The Desulfosporosinus sp. Sb-LF genome contains a region encoding:
- a CDS encoding PAS domain S-box protein, translated as MRTKFLASMGLVVLLSFSLVIFILSIKSFDLAKTSAYQIAEETANKNGNYVRAELEVSMDTVRTLSYTFQEMKLSHDINRETINKILIDVLKDNPQFVATWTLWEPNALDGKDAEFINKPGYDKTGRFIPYWSKQNGEFQLEPLVNYDTRGTGDYYLIPKESKRETIIEPYVYPIAGKDVLMASAVVPIIVDGNFVGVVGIDIALDTIQKVISEMRPLETGYVSLISNKGKYVAHKDIFQIGKVVEDNRAKEAINSGESYTTTNKGVYEIYVPINIGRTTTPWSMEVGVPLGIILEKADSIRDFAIIIGVIGLIIIGLTIYLVANTITNQHLLLEMNERRRIEEKALRLASIVETTDDGIIGMTLNGIIIDWNRGAEYIYGYSEVEVIGESIIKLIPDEKRLEHDEILSKIPQGMPMTHYETIRQRKDGQYIHVYLTVSPIKDHSGEIIGASTIVRDVTAQRKLEKEMIRMDQMTLVAEMAASIGHEVRNPMTTVRGFLQLLGERKNSAKYSDYIPLMISELDRANDIITEFLSISRTKTTELARQNLNDIIKCILPLVQVEATNDEKSINLELNRIPDLLLDHKEIRQVILNLARNGLESMGKGGCIVIKTSFADNEVILAVIDEGEGINPEIMDRLGTPFLTTKEKGTGLGLAVCFGIAARHNAKVIAETSPQGSTFFMKFKL; from the coding sequence TTGAGAACAAAGTTTTTAGCCTCCATGGGTTTAGTTGTTCTACTGTCCTTTAGCTTGGTTATTTTTATCTTATCCATAAAATCATTTGATTTGGCCAAGACTTCGGCCTACCAAATTGCAGAAGAAACAGCTAACAAAAATGGTAATTACGTAAGAGCGGAATTAGAAGTTTCCATGGATACCGTTAGGACGTTATCGTATACATTTCAGGAGATGAAACTTTCTCATGATATCAATCGTGAGACTATTAATAAAATCCTGATTGATGTTCTAAAGGACAATCCGCAGTTTGTCGCGACATGGACATTGTGGGAGCCGAATGCACTCGATGGTAAAGATGCCGAATTTATTAATAAACCAGGATATGACAAAACAGGCCGCTTTATACCTTATTGGAGCAAACAAAATGGAGAGTTCCAATTAGAACCGCTCGTTAACTATGATACGCGGGGTACTGGGGATTATTACCTAATACCTAAAGAAAGTAAGCGAGAGACAATTATTGAACCCTACGTTTATCCCATCGCTGGCAAAGATGTGTTGATGGCTAGTGCCGTCGTTCCAATAATTGTGGACGGAAACTTTGTAGGTGTAGTAGGAATCGATATAGCACTAGATACTATTCAAAAGGTGATTTCAGAGATGAGGCCATTAGAGACTGGGTACGTGAGCCTTATTTCTAACAAGGGTAAGTATGTTGCGCATAAGGACATTTTTCAAATTGGTAAGGTAGTTGAAGACAATCGAGCGAAGGAAGCGATAAATTCAGGGGAAAGTTATACAACAACGAACAAGGGCGTGTATGAGATCTACGTACCGATAAATATTGGTAGAACAACAACTCCATGGTCGATGGAAGTTGGTGTTCCCTTAGGCATAATTTTAGAAAAGGCCGATAGTATTAGGGATTTCGCGATAATCATCGGGGTTATTGGTTTAATAATTATTGGGTTGACGATCTACCTTGTGGCGAATACTATAACAAACCAACATCTATTGTTAGAAATGAATGAGCGTAGGCGAATAGAAGAAAAGGCCCTTCGGTTGGCATCAATCGTAGAAACAACGGATGATGGAATTATAGGAATGACCCTTAATGGAATTATTATTGATTGGAATAGAGGGGCAGAATATATATACGGCTATTCCGAAGTGGAGGTTATAGGCGAGTCAATTATAAAATTAATACCTGACGAAAAACGTCTTGAGCATGATGAGATTCTATCGAAAATTCCTCAAGGAATGCCTATGACACATTATGAAACAATACGTCAGAGGAAAGATGGGCAGTATATTCATGTTTATTTGACAGTGTCACCTATTAAAGATCACTCTGGAGAAATAATTGGGGCATCAACTATCGTCAGAGATGTTACCGCGCAGAGGAAGTTGGAAAAGGAAATGATACGTATGGATCAGATGACACTGGTTGCTGAAATGGCAGCAAGTATCGGTCACGAAGTTAGAAATCCGATGACAACGGTCAGAGGTTTTTTGCAGCTCCTCGGGGAACGTAAGAATTCCGCTAAATACAGTGATTATATTCCTCTCATGATCAGCGAACTTGATCGTGCGAATGACATTATTACCGAATTTCTGTCGATAAGCCGCACTAAAACAACAGAGTTAGCTCGACAAAATCTAAATGATATCATAAAGTGCATTTTACCTCTTGTTCAGGTAGAGGCTACCAATGATGAGAAATCGATAAACTTAGAACTAAATAGGATTCCAGATTTGCTTTTGGATCATAAAGAAATCCGTCAGGTTATCCTTAATTTAGCACGAAATGGGCTTGAATCGATGGGAAAAGGTGGTTGTATTGTAATAAAGACGTCTTTTGCGGACAATGAAGTGATTTTAGCTGTAATAGATGAAGGGGAGGGTATTAATCCTGAAATAATGGACCGGTTAGGGACGCCTTTTTTGACCACCAAAGAGAAGGGCACAGGTTTGGGATTGGCGGTCTGTTTTGGAATCGCTGCAAGGCATAACGCTAAAGTTATTGCCGAAACCAGCCCCCAGGGTTCAACATTTTTTATGAAGTTTAAGTTATAG
- a CDS encoding ABC transporter ATP-binding protein yields MNSLKQFIKYYKPHKFLFYTDMFCAVIVSIIDLAFPQILNYLTKNLFTKDKATILYALVFVGIALLGMYVIKYFCRYFIISWGHIMGARMETEMRKDLFNHFQRLSFSYYDKNNTGEMMSKLVADLFDISELAHHGPENLFISALKIVGSFIILMIINVKMTLILLLVTVIMVLFTVYKNIKMTPIFIDNRVKIAAVNSSVQDSLSGIRVVKSFANEDLESEKFSKSNQAFLLSKIETYKTMGSFHAWNSFFEGLLYVVVIVSGGVFIAEGSLKITDLAIYVLYINIFINPIDVLIDFTEQFQKGYAGFKRFIEVVETQPNIVDKAGAEPLSKVLGDIDYKSVSFRYNDDYNVLDNVNLTIRAGKTIALVGPSGGGKTTLCSLLPRFYDVTAGSITIDGKDIRDISLESLRNTIGIVQQDVYLFDGSIKKNIAYGKADATDAEIIEAAQDANIHEFIMTLDEGYDTYVGERGVRLSGGQKQRLSIARVFLKNPPILILDEATSALDNESELYIQKSLEKLSKNRTTIVIAHRLSTIKNSDEIVVVTDVGIQERGSHKQLIENDGIYAHYYNMQFEGLE; encoded by the coding sequence ATGAATAGTCTCAAGCAATTTATTAAGTATTACAAACCCCACAAATTCCTTTTTTACACGGACATGTTTTGTGCCGTGATCGTTTCCATCATTGATCTGGCCTTTCCTCAAATCCTTAATTATCTAACCAAGAATCTGTTTACCAAAGATAAGGCGACGATTCTCTATGCTTTAGTGTTTGTCGGTATCGCCTTGTTGGGGATGTACGTCATAAAGTATTTCTGCCGGTATTTCATCATTTCCTGGGGACACATTATGGGCGCTAGAATGGAAACGGAAATGAGGAAGGATTTGTTCAATCATTTTCAAAGATTATCTTTCTCATATTATGATAAAAACAACACTGGCGAAATGATGTCCAAACTGGTCGCTGACTTGTTTGATATATCCGAGCTTGCTCATCACGGACCAGAAAACCTCTTTATCTCCGCTCTGAAAATCGTTGGCTCCTTTATTATCCTAATGATTATCAATGTCAAAATGACCTTGATTTTGTTGTTAGTCACAGTCATCATGGTGCTGTTCACCGTTTATAAGAATATTAAAATGACCCCCATATTTATCGACAACAGAGTTAAAATTGCCGCCGTTAATTCCAGCGTACAAGATAGCCTCTCTGGAATCCGAGTGGTCAAGTCCTTCGCTAATGAGGACTTGGAAAGTGAAAAATTCAGTAAAAGCAATCAAGCGTTCTTATTATCCAAAATCGAAACTTATAAAACTATGGGGAGTTTTCATGCCTGGAATTCATTTTTTGAAGGACTACTCTATGTTGTGGTCATTGTTTCCGGAGGGGTATTTATCGCCGAGGGCTCGCTGAAAATTACCGATCTGGCGATCTATGTCCTTTACATTAACATCTTTATCAATCCGATTGATGTGCTGATCGACTTTACAGAACAATTTCAAAAAGGGTACGCTGGATTTAAGCGATTCATTGAAGTTGTCGAAACTCAGCCCAATATAGTGGACAAAGCAGGGGCTGAACCCCTTTCTAAAGTTTTAGGGGATATTGACTATAAAAGTGTCTCGTTTCGCTATAACGATGATTACAATGTTTTAGATAATGTAAACCTCACGATAAGAGCGGGGAAAACGATTGCCTTGGTCGGGCCGTCCGGCGGGGGAAAAACAACCTTATGTTCTCTCCTGCCGAGATTTTATGACGTTACCGCCGGATCGATCACCATCGATGGAAAGGATATCAGGGATATTTCGCTGGAGTCTTTGCGTAATACGATCGGCATTGTGCAACAGGACGTCTATCTGTTTGATGGCTCAATTAAAAAAAATATTGCGTACGGTAAGGCCGACGCTACAGATGCAGAAATCATTGAAGCTGCGCAAGATGCCAATATTCATGAGTTCATTATGACTCTTGACGAGGGTTACGATACCTATGTGGGGGAACGTGGAGTCAGGCTCTCCGGCGGTCAAAAGCAACGACTATCCATCGCCAGGGTGTTTTTAAAGAATCCTCCGATCTTAATCTTGGACGAGGCGACCTCAGCTCTAGATAATGAGAGTGAATTATACATCCAAAAATCACTGGAAAAGCTCTCGAAAAACAGAACCACCATCGTGATTGCCCACAGGTTGAGCACAATAAAAAATTCGGACGAAATCGTCGTAGTTACAGATGTAGGCATCCAGGAAAGGGGGAGTCACAAACAGCTGATCGAAAACGACGGAATCTATGCACATTATTATAATATGCAATTCGAAGGTTTAGAATAG
- a CDS encoding flavodoxin family protein, translating to MKVVAFNGSPRVNGNTTQSLKIVLAELENEGIETEIVQLGGRKVFGCLACGKCGKTKDNRCARKDDEMNTFIQKMEEADGIIIGSPTYFSNVSTEVKALIDRSGYVAKSNGGALLRGKVGASVVSARRAGSTFAYSAINFFFGIAEMVICSSSYWNMTLSRDPGDIQNDAEGIETFKVLGKNMAKLLKQVNG from the coding sequence ATGAAGGTTGTAGCATTTAATGGAAGTCCGCGGGTTAATGGCAATACTACACAAAGTCTCAAAATTGTCTTGGCGGAATTAGAAAACGAAGGCATCGAAACTGAAATCGTTCAATTGGGCGGGCGTAAAGTCTTTGGCTGCCTGGCCTGCGGCAAATGCGGAAAAACTAAAGATAATCGGTGTGCGCGCAAGGACGATGAGATGAATACCTTTATTCAGAAAATGGAAGAGGCTGATGGAATCATAATTGGTTCACCCACCTACTTCAGTAATGTAAGCACCGAAGTAAAGGCCCTTATCGATCGTAGTGGTTATGTAGCGAAATCCAACGGTGGTGCTTTATTGAGGGGAAAAGTGGGGGCTTCGGTCGTTTCTGCCCGAAGAGCGGGATCAACCTTTGCCTACTCCGCCATCAACTTTTTCTTTGGAATCGCCGAGATGGTCATTTGCAGTTCGAGCTATTGGAATATGACGTTATCCCGTGATCCAGGTGATATCCAAAATGATGCTGAAGGGATCGAAACCTTCAAGGTCCTTGGGAAAAACATGGCAAAGCTATTAAAACAGGTTAACGGTTAA
- a CDS encoding helix-turn-helix domain-containing protein — translation MIKFKNNEYQCSMELTLALIGGKWKALILWHLGDKTLRYSELRKLLPNVTPKMLTQQLRELEDSGLVKRFIYTQIPPKVEYSLTQAGKSLLPILDTMCKWGQNYADEYEQH, via the coding sequence ATGATCAAGTTCAAAAATAACGAATATCAATGTTCCATGGAATTGACTTTGGCCCTTATCGGTGGAAAGTGGAAAGCACTTATACTCTGGCATTTAGGTGATAAAACGTTAAGATATAGTGAACTGAGGAAACTGTTACCAAATGTCACGCCGAAAATGTTGACTCAACAGCTTAGAGAGTTGGAAGACAGTGGCTTGGTCAAAAGATTCATTTATACACAAATACCACCCAAAGTTGAGTATTCTCTGACTCAAGCAGGTAAGAGCCTACTACCCATTTTAGATACCATGTGTAAATGGGGACAGAATTACGCTGATGAATACGAACAACATTAA
- a CDS encoding citrate/2-methylcitrate synthase has product MGNYEMELSEGKMLNELSKLAHKSSLIKPELYSKYAVKRGLRDLDGRGVLVGLTEIGEVHSYILDEGEIIPVPGRLIYRGYDIADLVEGFTDEDRYGFEEAAYLLLFGRLPDHNAQKDFQQLLTLNQMLPEDFARDMILKAPSKDIMNTLARSVLALYSFDDNPDDTSMENVLKQCIRLIACFPSLAVYGYQAFSHYHGNQSLYIHSPRADLSIAENILSMLRPDSKYTKLEATLLDLALVLHAEHGGGNNSAFVTHVVTSTGTDTYSAMAAAIGALKGPRHGGANIKVVQMFEDIKDKLKNWDDDEEIETYLTQILTRDAFDRSGLIYGIGHAVYSISDPRAVILKDYVAQLAREKGLEAEFELYAAVERLAPQVIAKSNKMYKGVSANVDFYSGFVYRMLNIPDEMFTPIFAIARIAGWSAHRIEEIVNAGKIIRPAYKSVAPRRNYIRMIERT; this is encoded by the coding sequence ATGGGAAATTACGAAATGGAACTGTCTGAAGGAAAAATGCTTAACGAATTAAGTAAGCTGGCTCACAAAAGCAGCCTAATTAAACCTGAGTTGTATAGTAAATACGCAGTTAAACGCGGACTCCGAGATCTAGACGGGAGAGGGGTACTCGTTGGTTTGACAGAGATAGGAGAGGTCCATTCCTATATTCTCGATGAAGGAGAGATCATTCCTGTTCCGGGCCGCTTAATTTATCGCGGCTACGATATCGCGGACCTTGTGGAAGGCTTTACAGATGAAGATCGCTATGGGTTTGAAGAGGCTGCTTATTTGCTGCTCTTTGGACGTCTACCGGATCATAACGCACAAAAGGATTTTCAACAACTACTTACCCTTAATCAAATGCTGCCAGAAGATTTCGCTCGTGATATGATTTTAAAAGCTCCCAGCAAAGATATCATGAATACGCTGGCGAGAAGTGTTCTGGCATTATACTCCTTTGATGACAATCCTGATGATACGTCTATGGAGAACGTTTTAAAACAATGTATTCGGCTTATTGCCTGTTTTCCATCTTTAGCAGTCTATGGTTACCAAGCATTCTCCCATTACCATGGAAATCAAAGCCTGTATATTCACAGTCCACGAGCGGATTTGAGTATTGCTGAGAACATTCTCTCTATGCTGCGACCAGATAGTAAATATACAAAGCTAGAGGCAACGCTGCTTGATCTGGCCTTAGTGCTTCATGCCGAACATGGTGGAGGCAACAATTCAGCCTTTGTGACCCACGTCGTCACTTCTACTGGAACAGATACCTACTCTGCTATGGCGGCGGCTATTGGTGCGCTCAAGGGGCCGCGGCATGGAGGGGCTAACATTAAGGTTGTCCAGATGTTTGAGGATATCAAAGACAAATTGAAGAATTGGGATGATGATGAAGAAATTGAGACCTACCTTACGCAGATCCTTACCAGAGATGCCTTTGATCGGTCAGGTTTAATTTATGGGATTGGCCACGCCGTTTACTCCATCTCGGATCCGAGGGCGGTTATTCTTAAAGATTATGTTGCCCAACTTGCCCGAGAAAAGGGGCTGGAAGCTGAATTTGAGCTTTACGCAGCGGTTGAGAGACTAGCACCTCAAGTTATAGCGAAGTCTAATAAAATGTATAAGGGTGTTAGTGCCAATGTCGATTTCTATTCTGGTTTTGTTTACAGAATGCTGAATATCCCAGATGAAATGTTCACGCCGATTTTTGCCATTGCCAGAATCGCAGGCTGGAGTGCGCATCGCATTGAAGAAATAGTCAATGCAGGGAAAATCATAAGGCCGGCCTACAAAAGTGTAGCACCCAGACGAAATTATATTAGGATGATCGAAAGGACGTAA
- a CDS encoding HD domain-containing phosphohydrolase: protein MKHASRKYFFFWILSLAFLLMHTTHVNATPPEIKTISVVTDDTYPPYSFRDSQGDLQGITIDQWKLFEQKTGIKVTITGMTWNKAYESMIKGDFDVIDTISYNDERAKIFDYSKPYATIDIPIFFQKNISAITDVNSLKEFTVAAKKGDNSINVLKDHGITDIEEYDTAEAVVQAAKDHKAVIFVLGKPPAQYYLYKMGLQDNFNYSSTPLYTSQFFRAIKKGHSGYLPTINDGFAKISESEYKAIDKKWFGIESIPFYELPLFRVIVIIVAAVFLMVLLMFIWNRTLQRMVKQKTRELWNALRARQQVEAEIRRLNAELESRVVERTAQLEDLNSELEESNAMLEDEIVKRENVEEDIRKLNEELEDKIKLRTSQLDELNAVLEQQNALWRDSQRVAHMGSYVTNLETREWECTPELHEIFGIDATYPHTLEGWAGIVHPDWQDELSNYLLQVENTKQRFDYEYKIIRVHDGEERWVHELGKIELDHQVNAVRLLGMIQDVTDRKRAEKKIVHLSFHDQLTGLYNRRFFEEELKRLDVARNYPLTLVMADVNGLKLINDSFGHAIGDELLKNVAEVLCKGCRDDDIIARLGGDEFVILLPNTDAAETEQILKRINSLALQERVGSIEISISFGYEIKRYEKEDILELFKKAEDYMYKRKLFEGPSMRGKTINTIIRTLHEKNKREEQHSHRVSTLCRSMGEALGLPEGEVQELKSVGLLHDIGKIAIDEKILNKPGKLTNDEWEEIKRHPEIGYRILSTVNGMAEMAEYVLAHHERWDGLGYPKGLKGEELPLQPRIIAIADAYDAMTSVRSYRGALPDEVAIRELQKNAGIQFDPELVKVFIDKVVNSSSILKREN from the coding sequence ATGAAACATGCTAGTCGGAAATATTTCTTTTTTTGGATCTTGAGTTTGGCATTTCTGCTTATGCACACGACCCATGTCAATGCTACCCCTCCTGAAATAAAAACGATCAGCGTGGTTACAGATGACACCTATCCCCCTTACTCTTTTCGCGATAGTCAAGGTGATTTGCAAGGAATCACGATAGACCAGTGGAAACTTTTCGAGCAAAAGACTGGGATAAAAGTGACGATCACTGGAATGACCTGGAATAAAGCCTATGAAAGTATGATAAAAGGTGATTTCGATGTCATTGATACGATCTCCTATAATGATGAAAGGGCCAAGATCTTTGATTATTCGAAGCCTTATGCGACAATTGATATCCCTATTTTTTTTCAGAAGAATATCTCCGCGATTACCGATGTCAATTCTTTAAAGGAGTTTACGGTGGCCGCGAAAAAAGGGGATAACAGTATCAATGTTCTTAAAGATCATGGCATAACCGATATTGAAGAATATGATACGGCAGAAGCTGTTGTCCAAGCAGCTAAAGATCACAAGGCCGTAATCTTTGTGCTAGGAAAACCCCCTGCCCAATACTATCTATATAAAATGGGACTTCAAGATAACTTTAATTATTCAAGTACGCCCTTATACACCAGCCAATTTTTCAGAGCCATCAAAAAGGGGCATTCGGGGTACCTGCCTACAATTAATGATGGATTTGCTAAGATTTCCGAAAGTGAATATAAAGCCATAGATAAAAAATGGTTTGGCATTGAAAGTATTCCATTTTATGAACTTCCATTATTCAGGGTAATTGTAATCATTGTAGCCGCAGTTTTTCTGATGGTCTTATTGATGTTCATCTGGAATAGAACGCTTCAGCGAATGGTTAAACAAAAAACCAGGGAGCTTTGGAATGCTCTCAGAGCAAGGCAACAAGTTGAAGCAGAGATCAGAAGGTTAAATGCGGAACTAGAAAGCAGAGTCGTTGAAAGAACAGCACAACTGGAGGATCTAAATAGTGAGCTTGAAGAAAGCAATGCGATGCTTGAGGATGAGATAGTCAAACGTGAGAACGTTGAAGAAGACATCCGGAAACTGAATGAAGAACTTGAAGATAAGATAAAACTACGCACGAGTCAGTTGGATGAGCTTAATGCTGTCTTGGAGCAACAGAATGCTTTGTGGCGTGATTCACAAAGAGTGGCACACATGGGGAGCTATGTTACGAATCTCGAAACGAGAGAATGGGAGTGTACACCAGAGCTTCATGAGATTTTTGGGATTGATGCAACCTATCCGCACACGTTGGAAGGGTGGGCGGGGATTGTTCATCCAGATTGGCAGGACGAACTTTCCAATTATCTTTTGCAGGTGGAAAATACAAAGCAACGCTTCGATTATGAATATAAAATCATCCGTGTTCATGATGGAGAGGAACGCTGGGTGCATGAGCTTGGAAAAATCGAGTTGGATCACCAAGTCAATGCGGTTCGTTTGCTGGGCATGATTCAGGATGTCACGGATCGAAAGCGTGCAGAAAAGAAAATCGTTCATTTGAGCTTCCATGACCAACTGACCGGTCTCTATAACCGGCGCTTTTTTGAAGAAGAATTAAAACGACTCGATGTCGCAAGAAATTATCCCTTGACTCTTGTGATGGCCGATGTCAATGGCCTTAAGCTGATTAATGATTCCTTTGGTCATGCCATCGGTGATGAACTTCTAAAAAACGTTGCCGAAGTGCTCTGCAAAGGCTGCCGAGACGATGATATTATCGCCCGACTTGGCGGAGATGAATTCGTCATCCTGTTGCCCAACACGGATGCTGCTGAAACAGAGCAAATTCTTAAACGAATCAATTCGTTAGCTCTACAGGAAAGAGTGGGTTCAATCGAAATATCAATTTCTTTTGGCTATGAAATAAAACGTTACGAGAAAGAGGATATTCTTGAACTATTTAAAAAAGCCGAAGATTATATGTACAAGAGAAAACTCTTTGAAGGCCCAAGTATGCGTGGAAAAACTATAAATACGATTATTAGAACCCTTCACGAAAAGAACAAACGGGAAGAACAGCACTCACACAGAGTTTCCACACTCTGTCGAAGTATGGGAGAGGCTCTTGGTCTACCAGAAGGAGAAGTTCAGGAACTAAAAAGCGTTGGCTTGCTTCATGATATAGGTAAAATTGCGATTGACGAAAAAATACTTAATAAGCCGGGAAAACTGACAAATGATGAATGGGAAGAAATTAAACGCCATCCAGAAATCGGTTATCGTATTCTGAGCACGGTCAACGGTATGGCAGAAATGGCGGAATACGTGTTGGCTCATCATGAACGATGGGATGGGTTAGGCTACCCGAAGGGTTTAAAGGGTGAGGAACTACCCCTTCAACCCAGGATTATAGCCATTGCGGACGCCTATGATGCCATGACGAGCGTAAGAAGTTATCGGGGTGCTTTACCTGATGAAGTGGCTATAAGAGAACTTCAGAAAAATGCCGGGATTCAGTTCGACCCAGAGTTGGTGAAAGTATTCATTGACAAAGTTGTCAATTCATCTTCCATACTGAAGAGGGAAAATTAA
- a CDS encoding ATP-binding protein, giving the protein MEKKRGSIRDIIGILFIVIIICTFSIIGYVVFSSWKVSVNNIIAEMENDANQDILNKMEKFLSVPLYINEANHNLIENQIVRLYTKKDREIYFAEVLKANNEGEVYSFSFGTEDGDYYGARRNEKNQIEIMENNVGTNGNTRYYSISKDLTVGELVEETGRFDCRTRDWYKVAKEKQKPVFSPIYKHFVMDDLAVSAAYPIYKNGILQGVLGTHIILSNINNYLKDVVKDKQATAFIVEKNSGELVANSLGMANFENLADNQIKRKTIQDINNRPIIEAYQNYRQKSETNFIVNTNSDKLHIKLTDYQKEGLDWLIITAIPESPLTVGINQKIIISIVLSMIALIIAILIYIKSTEKVLKPIYNLIDATEKFAKGDFSQRAMIFRNDEIGKLSSAFNNMAEELYLLINNLEEKVRERTRELEKINNELKVSKLKAENANRAKSDFLANMSHDMKTPLTIVSAFSQELKEGKIGNLNDVQKATIENILFGTNQLTTIVENLLDLSKLSAEARSSLILNEVDVSSLAVEVANSMSLISRCKQVRLITTVADTDLIVAETRMIKRVMQNLLHNAIKFSKNGDEVHFTISSTHDPVDGVVIEVIDHGIGIPKDMQELIFNRFFQLENMLQNEQSGTGLGLAVVKKIVEAHCGTITVISENEKGTKFVVFLPTFPKLDEELV; this is encoded by the coding sequence ATGGAGAAAAAAAGAGGTTCAATTCGAGACATCATTGGAATTTTATTTATAGTTATCATAATATGCACTTTTAGTATCATAGGTTATGTTGTATTTTCCAGTTGGAAAGTATCTGTTAACAATATTATTGCCGAAATGGAGAATGACGCTAATCAAGATATTCTAAATAAGATGGAAAAGTTCCTTAGTGTTCCGTTATATATCAATGAGGCTAACCATAATTTAATCGAAAATCAAATAGTCCGTTTATATACTAAAAAAGATCGGGAAATTTATTTCGCGGAAGTATTAAAAGCTAATAACGAAGGAGAAGTATATAGTTTCAGTTTTGGTACCGAAGATGGTGACTATTACGGAGCTCGCAGAAACGAGAAGAATCAGATAGAAATAATGGAAAATAACGTAGGGACAAATGGAAACACTCGCTATTATTCGATCTCAAAAGATTTAACAGTAGGGGAACTGGTCGAAGAAACAGGAAGGTTTGACTGTCGTACAAGGGATTGGTATAAAGTTGCCAAGGAAAAACAAAAACCGGTTTTCTCTCCTATATATAAACATTTTGTAATGGATGATTTAGCCGTTTCAGCGGCATATCCTATTTATAAAAACGGTATCCTTCAAGGCGTTTTGGGAACACATATCATTCTTTCCAACATCAATAATTATTTAAAGGATGTTGTTAAAGACAAGCAGGCTACTGCTTTTATAGTTGAAAAAAATTCTGGAGAGCTCGTGGCAAATTCACTTGGAATGGCCAATTTTGAAAATCTTGCAGATAATCAAATAAAACGAAAAACAATCCAGGATATTAATAATAGACCTATTATTGAGGCGTACCAAAATTACCGCCAAAAATCCGAAACTAATTTCATTGTTAATACCAACAGTGATAAATTACATATTAAACTAACTGATTATCAAAAAGAAGGCTTAGATTGGCTAATTATAACAGCGATTCCGGAAAGCCCGTTAACAGTCGGAATTAATCAGAAGATCATAATTTCGATCGTACTTTCAATGATCGCTCTTATTATAGCCATCTTAATCTATATAAAAAGTACTGAGAAAGTTCTTAAACCCATTTACAATTTAATCGACGCGACCGAAAAGTTTGCTAAAGGGGATTTTTCACAAAGAGCAATGATTTTCCGAAATGATGAAATCGGAAAATTGTCCAGCGCCTTCAATAATATGGCCGAAGAATTATACCTACTAATAAATAATCTCGAAGAAAAAGTTAGAGAGAGAACCCGGGAGTTAGAAAAAATAAACAATGAATTAAAAGTATCAAAATTGAAAGCAGAAAATGCTAATCGAGCAAAAAGTGATTTTCTGGCCAACATGAGCCATGACATGAAAACACCATTAACAATAGTCTCGGCATTTAGTCAGGAGTTAAAAGAGGGGAAAATTGGTAACCTCAACGACGTGCAAAAAGCGACGATTGAGAATATCCTCTTTGGTACAAACCAGTTAACAACAATCGTCGAAAACTTACTGGACCTGTCAAAACTTAGCGCTGAGGCAAGATCCTCATTAATTCTCAATGAAGTCGATGTATCTTCCCTGGCAGTAGAGGTTGCGAACAGCATGAGTTTGATTTCCCGGTGTAAGCAGGTCAGATTGATTACAACCGTAGCAGATACCGACCTGATCGTTGCTGAAACGAGAATGATTAAACGTGTTATGCAAAACTTATTGCACAATGCCATAAAATTCAGCAAAAATGGTGACGAAGTACATTTCACTATATCAAGTACACATGACCCCGTCGATGGAGTCGTAATTGAGGTTATCGACCATGGGATAGGGATACCCAAAGATATGCAGGAATTAATTTTCAACCGTTTTTTTCAACTGGAGAATATGCTTCAAAATGAACAGTCCGGTACTGGTTTGGGTTTGGCAGTGGTCAAGAAAATAGTTGAAGCTCATTGCGGAACGATTACCGTCATTTCCGAGAATGAAAAGGGAACAAAATTTGTCGTGTTTCTGCCGACATTTCCAAAACTTGATGAAGAATTGGTGTAA